One segment of Cynocephalus volans isolate mCynVol1 chromosome 8, mCynVol1.pri, whole genome shotgun sequence DNA contains the following:
- the CADM3 gene encoding cell adhesion molecule 3 isoform X3 gives MGAPAALPLLLLFACCWAPAGANLSQDDSQPWTSDETVVAGGTVVLKCQVKDHEDSSLQWSNPAQQTLYFGEKRALRDNRIQLVSSTPHELSISISNVALADEGEYTCSIFTMPVRTAKSLVTVLGIPQKPIITGYKSSLREKETTTLNCQSSGSKPAAQLTWRKGDQELHGEPTRIQEDPNDTPTVMIRPDPPHPREGQKLLLHCEGHGNPVPQQYLWEKEGSVPPLKMTQESALIFPFLNKSDSGTYGCTATSNMGSQKAYYTLNVNDPSPVPSSSSTYHAIIGGIVAFIVFLLLILLIFLGHYLIRHKGTYLTHEAKGSDDAPDADTAIINAEGGQSGGEDKKEYFI, from the exons ATGGGGGCCCCCGCCgctctgcccctgctcctgctttTCGCCTGCTGCTGGGCGCCCGCCGGGGCCAACCTCTCCCAGGACG ACAGTCAGCCCTGGACATCTGACGAAACAGTGGTGGCTGGTGGCACCGTGGTTCTCAAGTGCCAAGTGAAAGATCATGAGGACTCATCCCTACAGTGGTCTAACCCTGCCCAGCAGACTCTCTACTTTGGGGAGAAGAGAG CCCTTCGAGATAATCGGATTCAGCTGGTTAGCTCGACTCCCCATGAgctcagcatcagcatcagcaacGTGGCCCTGGCAGACGAGGGCGAGTACACCTGCTCCATCTTCACCATGCCTGTGAGAACCGCCAAGTCCCTCGTCACTGTGCTCG GAATCCCACAGAAGCCTATAATCACTGGTTACAAATCGTCATTACGGGAAAAGGAGACAACCACCCTAAACTGTCAGTCTTCTGGGAGCAAACCTGCAGCCCAGCTCACCTGGAGGAAGGGTGACCAAGAACTCCATG GAGAACCTACCCGAATACAGGAAGATCCCAATG ACACACCAACCGTGATGATTAGGCCAGACCCTCCACATCCCCGAGAGGGCCAGAAGCTGTTGCTACACTGTGAGGGCCATGGCAATCCAGT CCCCCAGCAGTACCTATGGGAGAAGGAGGGCAGTGTGCCACCCCTGAAGATGACCCAGGAGAGCGCCTTGATCTTCCCCTTCCTCAACAAGAGTGACAGTGGCACCTACGGCTGCACAGCCACCAGCAACATGGGCAGCCAAAAGGCCTACTACACTCTCAATGTTAACG ACCCCAGTCCGGTGCCCTCATCCTCCAGCACCTATCACGCCATCATTGGTGGGATTGTGGCTTTCATCGTCTTCCTGCTGCTCATCCTGCTCATCTTCCTTGGCCACTACTTGATCCGGCACAAAG GAACCTACCTGACACACGAGGCTAAAGGCTCGGATGACGCCCCAGACGCTGACACGGCCATCATCAATGCAGAAGGCGGGCAGTCAGGCGGGGAGGACAAGAAGGAATATTTCATCTAG
- the CADM3 gene encoding cell adhesion molecule 3 isoform X1 produces MGAPAALPLLLLFACCWAPAGANLSQDGYWQEQDLELGTLAPLDEAISSTVWSSPEMLASQDSQPWTSDETVVAGGTVVLKCQVKDHEDSSLQWSNPAQQTLYFGEKRALRDNRIQLVSSTPHELSISISNVALADEGEYTCSIFTMPVRTAKSLVTVLGIPQKPIITGYKSSLREKETTTLNCQSSGSKPAAQLTWRKGDQELHGEPTRIQEDPNGKTFTVSSSVTFQVTREDDGANIVCSVNHESLKGADRSTSQRIEVLYTPTVMIRPDPPHPREGQKLLLHCEGHGNPVPQQYLWEKEGSVPPLKMTQESALIFPFLNKSDSGTYGCTATSNMGSQKAYYTLNVNDPSPVPSSSSTYHAIIGGIVAFIVFLLLILLIFLGHYLIRHKGTYLTHEAKGSDDAPDADTAIINAEGGQSGGEDKKEYFI; encoded by the exons ATGGGGGCCCCCGCCgctctgcccctgctcctgctttTCGCCTGCTGCTGGGCGCCCGCCGGGGCCAACCTCTCCCAGGACG GCTACTGGCAGGAGCAGGACTTGGAGCTGGGAACTCTGGCTCCACTCGACGAGGCCATCAGCTCCACAGTCTGGAGTAGCCCTGAAATGCTGGCCAGTCAAG ACAGTCAGCCCTGGACATCTGACGAAACAGTGGTGGCTGGTGGCACCGTGGTTCTCAAGTGCCAAGTGAAAGATCATGAGGACTCATCCCTACAGTGGTCTAACCCTGCCCAGCAGACTCTCTACTTTGGGGAGAAGAGAG CCCTTCGAGATAATCGGATTCAGCTGGTTAGCTCGACTCCCCATGAgctcagcatcagcatcagcaacGTGGCCCTGGCAGACGAGGGCGAGTACACCTGCTCCATCTTCACCATGCCTGTGAGAACCGCCAAGTCCCTCGTCACTGTGCTCG GAATCCCACAGAAGCCTATAATCACTGGTTACAAATCGTCATTACGGGAAAAGGAGACAACCACCCTAAACTGTCAGTCTTCTGGGAGCAAACCTGCAGCCCAGCTCACCTGGAGGAAGGGTGACCAAGAACTCCATG GAGAACCTACCCGAATACAGGAAGATCCCAATGGTAAAACCTTCACTGTGAGCAGCTCAGTGACATTCCAGGTCACCCGGGAGGATGATGGAGCAAACATCGTGTGCTCTGTGAACCATGAATCTCTAAAGGGAGCTGACAGATCCACCTCTCAACGCATTGAAGTTTTAT ACACACCAACCGTGATGATTAGGCCAGACCCTCCACATCCCCGAGAGGGCCAGAAGCTGTTGCTACACTGTGAGGGCCATGGCAATCCAGT CCCCCAGCAGTACCTATGGGAGAAGGAGGGCAGTGTGCCACCCCTGAAGATGACCCAGGAGAGCGCCTTGATCTTCCCCTTCCTCAACAAGAGTGACAGTGGCACCTACGGCTGCACAGCCACCAGCAACATGGGCAGCCAAAAGGCCTACTACACTCTCAATGTTAACG ACCCCAGTCCGGTGCCCTCATCCTCCAGCACCTATCACGCCATCATTGGTGGGATTGTGGCTTTCATCGTCTTCCTGCTGCTCATCCTGCTCATCTTCCTTGGCCACTACTTGATCCGGCACAAAG GAACCTACCTGACACACGAGGCTAAAGGCTCGGATGACGCCCCAGACGCTGACACGGCCATCATCAATGCAGAAGGCGGGCAGTCAGGCGGGGAGGACAAGAAGGAATATTTCATCTAG
- the CADM3 gene encoding cell adhesion molecule 3 isoform X2: MGAPAALPLLLLFACCWAPAGANLSQDDSQPWTSDETVVAGGTVVLKCQVKDHEDSSLQWSNPAQQTLYFGEKRALRDNRIQLVSSTPHELSISISNVALADEGEYTCSIFTMPVRTAKSLVTVLGIPQKPIITGYKSSLREKETTTLNCQSSGSKPAAQLTWRKGDQELHGEPTRIQEDPNGKTFTVSSSVTFQVTREDDGANIVCSVNHESLKGADRSTSQRIEVLYTPTVMIRPDPPHPREGQKLLLHCEGHGNPVPQQYLWEKEGSVPPLKMTQESALIFPFLNKSDSGTYGCTATSNMGSQKAYYTLNVNDPSPVPSSSSTYHAIIGGIVAFIVFLLLILLIFLGHYLIRHKGTYLTHEAKGSDDAPDADTAIINAEGGQSGGEDKKEYFI; this comes from the exons ATGGGGGCCCCCGCCgctctgcccctgctcctgctttTCGCCTGCTGCTGGGCGCCCGCCGGGGCCAACCTCTCCCAGGACG ACAGTCAGCCCTGGACATCTGACGAAACAGTGGTGGCTGGTGGCACCGTGGTTCTCAAGTGCCAAGTGAAAGATCATGAGGACTCATCCCTACAGTGGTCTAACCCTGCCCAGCAGACTCTCTACTTTGGGGAGAAGAGAG CCCTTCGAGATAATCGGATTCAGCTGGTTAGCTCGACTCCCCATGAgctcagcatcagcatcagcaacGTGGCCCTGGCAGACGAGGGCGAGTACACCTGCTCCATCTTCACCATGCCTGTGAGAACCGCCAAGTCCCTCGTCACTGTGCTCG GAATCCCACAGAAGCCTATAATCACTGGTTACAAATCGTCATTACGGGAAAAGGAGACAACCACCCTAAACTGTCAGTCTTCTGGGAGCAAACCTGCAGCCCAGCTCACCTGGAGGAAGGGTGACCAAGAACTCCATG GAGAACCTACCCGAATACAGGAAGATCCCAATGGTAAAACCTTCACTGTGAGCAGCTCAGTGACATTCCAGGTCACCCGGGAGGATGATGGAGCAAACATCGTGTGCTCTGTGAACCATGAATCTCTAAAGGGAGCTGACAGATCCACCTCTCAACGCATTGAAGTTTTAT ACACACCAACCGTGATGATTAGGCCAGACCCTCCACATCCCCGAGAGGGCCAGAAGCTGTTGCTACACTGTGAGGGCCATGGCAATCCAGT CCCCCAGCAGTACCTATGGGAGAAGGAGGGCAGTGTGCCACCCCTGAAGATGACCCAGGAGAGCGCCTTGATCTTCCCCTTCCTCAACAAGAGTGACAGTGGCACCTACGGCTGCACAGCCACCAGCAACATGGGCAGCCAAAAGGCCTACTACACTCTCAATGTTAACG ACCCCAGTCCGGTGCCCTCATCCTCCAGCACCTATCACGCCATCATTGGTGGGATTGTGGCTTTCATCGTCTTCCTGCTGCTCATCCTGCTCATCTTCCTTGGCCACTACTTGATCCGGCACAAAG GAACCTACCTGACACACGAGGCTAAAGGCTCGGATGACGCCCCAGACGCTGACACGGCCATCATCAATGCAGAAGGCGGGCAGTCAGGCGGGGAGGACAAGAAGGAATATTTCATCTAG
- the ACKR1 gene encoding atypical chemokine receptor 1: MGNCLNPVNPSILMDDNTSQIVIEGYSWDEFYDENESLSYDGNLEAAAPCHSCNLLDDSSLPFFIIASVLGILANGAVLFALLRPLFHWQLCPGWPFLVQLAVSSALFSIVVPILAPGINSAHSTTLCQLGYGVWYGLAFAQALLIGCRACLGPKLGEHSVPGLTLGLTVGLWLVAALLVLPITLPSDTSHRFCSSRGLGTWQSTHIAACFAIFIVLPLGLLGAMGLKKALGRGPGPWVDILWVWFMFWWPHAVFLGLDFLVRSRVFVLPTCLAQKVLDLLLNLAEALATLHCVATPLLLALFCHKATRTSLPSEPLPARCSSHLDTLGGKS; the protein is encoded by the exons ATGGGGAACTGTCTGAACCCG GTGAATCCCTCCATCTTAATGGATGACAACACAAGTCAGATAGTTATTGAAGGATACAGCTGGGACGAATTCTATGATGAGAATGAGTCCCTTTCCTATGACGGCAACCTGGAAGCAGCCGCCCCCTGCCACTCCTGTAACCTGCTGGATGACTCCTCACTGCCCTTCTTCATCATCGCCAGTGTCCTGGGCATCCTCGCAAATGGAGCTGTCCTCTTCGCGCTTCTCAGACCTCTCTTCCACTGGCAGTTGTGCCCTGGCTGGCCTTTCCTGGTACAGTTGGCTGTGAGCAGTGCCCTCTTCAGCATCGTGGTGCCCATCTTGGCACCAGGGATAAATAGTGCCCACAGCACCACCCTGTGCCAACTGGGCTATGGGGTCTGGTATGGCTTGGCCTTTGCCCAGGCTCTGCTGATAGGATGTCGGGCCTGCCTGGGCCCCAAACTGGGTGAACACAGTGTCCCAGGCCTCACCCTAGGGCTCACTGTGGGACTTTGGCTAGTGGCTGCCCTACTGGTGCTGCCCATCACCCTGCCTAGTGACACTTCCCACAGATTCTGCTCCAGTAGAGGCCTGGGGACTTGGCAGTCTACACACATTGCAGCCTGTTTTGCCATCTTCATTGTGTTGCCACTGGGTTTGTTGGGAGCCATGGGACTGAAGAAGGCACTGGGCAGGGGGCCAGGCCCCTGGGTTGATATCCTGTGGGTCTGGTTCATGTTCTGGTGGCCACATGCAGTGTTTCTGGGATTGGACTTCCTAGTGAGATCCAGGGTCTTCGTATTGCCAACATGTCTGGCCCAGAAGGTTCTAGACCTGCTGCTGAACCTGGCAGAAGCCTTGGCAACATTGCACTGCGTGGCTACTCCCCTGCTTCTGGCCCTGTTCTGCCACAAGGCCACCCGTACCTCCTTGCCCTCTGAACCCCTCCCTGCAAGATGTTCTTCTCATCTGGACACCCTTGGAGGCAAATCCTAG